A window from Phaeocystidibacter marisrubri encodes these proteins:
- a CDS encoding DNA methyltransferase: MNEYLTVKEASDFLGVSAETLRRWDNSGRFVSKRHPMNNYRVYAREELESLASTLTNPNVATIKIDSPFFQTELGELYNVDAILFLKSLEPQSVDLIFADPPYNIKKAQWDSFKSQREYVEWSMTWIKEAARVLRPTGSLYICGFSEILADVKWAASHLFEGCKWLVWFYRNKANLSNDWGRSHESILHFRKSKKFTFNVDEVRIPYNDHTLKYPKRAQGESSQYSNGKKHEWEPNPLGAKPKDVLEIPTLSNGTWERHSHETQKPVELLSRIIRSSSNPGDLVIDPFGGSGTTYAVAEAFDRKWKGSELESTYCELIQERLSDFRHLNRIKDGTDARKAASRRRSLRNAE, from the coding sequence ATGAATGAATACCTCACCGTTAAAGAAGCCTCTGATTTTCTAGGTGTAAGCGCTGAAACTCTTCGCAGATGGGATAACTCTGGTCGTTTTGTCAGCAAGCGTCATCCCATGAATAACTATCGAGTGTATGCTCGGGAAGAGCTTGAATCTCTTGCGTCGACACTGACTAACCCCAATGTTGCCACCATTAAAATTGATTCACCTTTTTTTCAAACTGAGCTTGGCGAATTGTACAACGTTGATGCGATCCTATTTCTTAAATCGCTTGAGCCGCAATCTGTCGATCTGATATTCGCAGACCCTCCATACAATATTAAAAAGGCCCAATGGGACTCTTTCAAGTCGCAACGTGAATATGTTGAATGGAGTATGACTTGGATTAAAGAAGCTGCCAGGGTTCTTAGGCCCACAGGCTCTTTGTATATATGTGGATTTTCAGAAATACTTGCTGATGTGAAATGGGCTGCCTCCCACCTATTTGAAGGTTGTAAATGGCTCGTATGGTTCTACAGAAACAAGGCGAATTTATCAAATGACTGGGGACGATCGCACGAGAGCATTCTACACTTCAGAAAGTCTAAGAAGTTCACATTTAACGTCGACGAAGTCCGGATCCCGTATAATGACCACACATTAAAATACCCAAAGCGGGCCCAAGGTGAATCTTCCCAATATTCTAATGGAAAGAAGCACGAATGGGAGCCAAACCCCTTAGGCGCTAAACCAAAAGATGTACTCGAGATTCCGACTCTTTCAAATGGCACATGGGAACGTCATAGTCATGAAACTCAGAAACCGGTAGAACTACTAAGTCGTATTATTCGATCATCTTCAAATCCTGGCGACCTTGTGATCGATCCATTTGGTGGATCTGGAACTACTTACGCAGTGGCAGAAGCTTTTGACCGAAAATGGAAAGGCTCTGAACTCGAAAGCACCTATTGCGAACTAATTCAAGAGCGCTTATCTGACTTTCGACACTTGAATCGAATCAAAGACGGGACTGATGCTCGAAAAGCAGCCTCGAGAAGGAGGTCTCTCCGAAATGCCGAATGA
- a CDS encoding heavy metal translocating P-type ATPase, translating into MAKSHKCDHCGTACTDEIHLDDKVFCCEGCKSVYSLLWANGMESFYNHLDADGKPVESGGEFAFLDNEEIRSQVMDFSDGRIGVVRLFLPAIHCSACLWLLERLHKLNPGVVSVRVEFSKRMAHIRFNEEVMNLRQLAELLDKIGYPPHIRLADGEEEVKSTKDRRLIYQFGIAAFAFGNIMLMALPEYLYPEDNSLQEYSTFFRWLSVALILPVLFYSASDYFINAYKGLTIRKVNIDQPIALGITALFAQSMYEILFEVGSGYLDSLAGLVFFLLMGRLFQRKTYESLSFERDYKSYFPLGITVIREDGKHEIIPVQSVEKGQVLYVRNEEIIPVDGTILSGEPIIDNAFVTGESTPVRKAVGDKIFAGGKQCGGAITVEVERPMDQSYLTQLWNDQNFHGNKSDRFHTLTDRVSAYFISVILILSTGAFAYWTLQGSLGMAVHVFTAVLIVACPCALALAAPFANGHAMRIMGRNGLYLKKADVIEALGEINRVVWDKTGTLTSVASSEVKWKGEELSASDKRALAGLMASSRHPLSTRIVAFLQVAFEPVDSFEEVVGSGVIGEVNGVKWRVGSTQWIGEDGESLPNKSVVWIEKNGEAIGHFALTHAWREGVSEVVESLAPYAKQTVVTGDDSGEEGALRQLFGDEVDLRFKQKPSDKLKVVAALQDQSYRVAMIGDGLNDAGALNQAEVGISIAEDINNFTPASDAILQASVFESLPQFFRLARYTRKVVYWSFAMSFAYNIVGLSFAITGMLSPLLSAILMPLSSISVVAFVSFTVSRFSFAKK; encoded by the coding sequence ATGGCGAAATCGCACAAATGTGACCACTGCGGAACCGCTTGCACCGATGAAATTCATCTGGATGACAAGGTGTTCTGTTGCGAAGGATGTAAATCTGTTTACTCTTTACTGTGGGCGAATGGAATGGAGTCGTTCTACAATCACCTCGATGCCGACGGGAAACCCGTGGAGTCTGGAGGTGAATTTGCCTTTTTAGACAATGAGGAAATTCGCAGTCAGGTGATGGACTTCTCCGATGGTAGAATTGGGGTGGTCCGACTCTTTTTGCCTGCCATTCATTGCAGCGCTTGTTTGTGGTTGTTGGAACGATTGCACAAGTTGAACCCCGGCGTGGTTTCTGTCCGCGTGGAGTTCTCCAAGCGCATGGCGCACATCCGCTTTAATGAGGAAGTAATGAACCTTCGTCAGTTGGCAGAATTGCTGGACAAGATTGGTTATCCGCCGCATATCCGTTTGGCAGATGGTGAGGAGGAAGTGAAGAGTACCAAAGACCGCCGCTTGATTTACCAGTTTGGAATTGCGGCTTTCGCCTTTGGGAATATCATGTTAATGGCATTGCCAGAGTACCTATATCCAGAAGACAACAGTCTACAGGAGTACTCCACTTTCTTCCGATGGTTGAGTGTAGCTCTGATCTTGCCCGTGTTGTTTTATTCAGCCAGTGATTACTTCATCAACGCCTATAAAGGATTGACCATCCGCAAGGTGAATATTGATCAACCAATAGCTCTTGGGATTACAGCCTTATTTGCACAAAGCATGTACGAGATTCTATTTGAAGTAGGATCTGGGTATTTGGACAGTTTGGCGGGGCTGGTGTTCTTTCTGTTGATGGGGCGACTCTTCCAGCGAAAGACGTATGAATCGCTTTCATTTGAACGAGACTACAAGAGTTATTTCCCCTTGGGAATTACGGTGATAAGGGAAGACGGAAAGCACGAAATCATTCCGGTTCAATCGGTAGAAAAAGGGCAGGTGCTCTATGTTCGAAACGAGGAGATTATCCCGGTGGATGGAACCATATTAAGTGGTGAGCCCATTATTGATAATGCGTTTGTGACGGGCGAATCCACACCTGTTCGGAAAGCCGTTGGCGATAAGATTTTTGCAGGAGGAAAGCAGTGCGGTGGTGCCATTACTGTTGAAGTGGAGCGACCGATGGATCAGAGTTATCTCACGCAGCTTTGGAATGATCAGAATTTTCATGGAAATAAGTCGGATCGCTTTCACACCCTAACCGATCGCGTTTCGGCCTACTTCATTTCTGTCATTCTCATTCTCTCAACGGGAGCTTTCGCCTATTGGACTCTTCAGGGAAGTTTGGGAATGGCCGTTCATGTGTTTACCGCAGTGCTCATTGTGGCTTGTCCGTGTGCGCTTGCTTTAGCGGCTCCTTTTGCCAATGGACACGCCATGCGGATTATGGGTCGAAATGGACTGTACCTAAAGAAAGCTGATGTGATTGAAGCTCTGGGTGAAATCAACCGAGTGGTGTGGGATAAAACCGGTACGCTCACTAGCGTGGCGAGTAGTGAGGTAAAGTGGAAGGGAGAGGAGCTGAGTGCCAGTGATAAACGCGCTTTGGCGGGATTGATGGCCTCATCTCGACATCCATTGAGCACTCGAATAGTGGCCTTTCTTCAAGTGGCTTTTGAACCTGTGGATTCCTTTGAAGAAGTAGTGGGGTCCGGAGTGATTGGTGAAGTGAACGGCGTAAAATGGAGAGTGGGTTCTACACAATGGATTGGGGAGGATGGAGAATCGCTTCCGAATAAATCCGTGGTTTGGATTGAAAAGAATGGAGAGGCTATTGGTCACTTTGCCCTAACGCATGCCTGGCGAGAGGGAGTTTCTGAAGTGGTGGAATCTCTGGCTCCTTACGCAAAGCAAACCGTGGTTACTGGTGATGATTCCGGTGAAGAAGGTGCACTTCGCCAGCTCTTTGGAGATGAGGTTGATTTGCGATTTAAGCAGAAACCTTCTGATAAGTTGAAGGTGGTGGCTGCACTTCAAGATCAATCTTACCGAGTGGCTATGATTGGCGATGGCCTAAACGATGCAGGGGCGCTAAATCAAGCGGAAGTGGGCATTAGCATTGCAGAAGACATCAACAACTTCACACCAGCAAGCGATGCCATTTTGCAAGCGTCTGTGTTCGAGTCATTGCCACAGTTCTTCCGACTAGCTCGTTACACCAGGAAAGTGGTGTACTGGAGCTTTGCGATGAGCTTCGCATACAACATTGTAGGATTGTCCTTTGCGATTACCGGAATGCTTAGTCCGCTGCTATCGGCTATCTTGATGCCGTTGAGCAGTATATCTGTGGTGGCGTTTGTATCCTTTACAGTAAGCCGTTTCTCCTTCGCGAAGAAATAG
- a CDS encoding GatB/YqeY domain-containing protein: MTLEERITADMKTAMKAKDRDALEAIRSIRAAIINAKTEVGSGGTFKDEDGMKLLQKLKKQRDDAAAIYREQNRADLAEVEEMQAKVIEGYLPEMMSAEELEAAVKDIITSSGATGMGDMGKVMGMASSTLAGKAEGKAIAGEVRKQLQSL, encoded by the coding sequence ATGACACTAGAAGAACGCATTACAGCAGATATGAAAACGGCCATGAAGGCCAAAGATCGCGACGCGCTAGAGGCCATTCGCTCTATCCGCGCAGCAATTATCAATGCCAAAACAGAAGTAGGTTCTGGCGGTACTTTCAAAGATGAAGATGGCATGAAGCTCCTTCAGAAATTGAAAAAACAACGCGACGATGCAGCGGCCATTTACCGCGAACAGAATCGTGCGGATCTTGCCGAAGTGGAAGAAATGCAAGCCAAAGTTATTGAAGGATACTTGCCAGAAATGATGTCGGCCGAAGAGCTAGAAGCAGCGGTGAAAGACATTATCACATCCTCTGGCGCCACTGGAATGGGCGACATGGGCAAAGTGATGGGCATGGCCTCTTCTACACTTGCAGGAAAAGCCGAAGGCAAAGCCATTGCAGGCGAAGTTCGAAAACAACTTCAATCACTATAA
- a CDS encoding T9SS type A sorting domain-containing protein has product MKYSITILALLTSAMLFSQGTYLRFDVFQFDVGDEFQYRESRGVGAFGYNSAKHSHRVIGVSYNADSTVVEYTWFVETKDSWLDNNYNWSTSYYTDTLTDLIDGLDLTLAEYDTLFNPYFDTTGYGMSTTPFSDIEQWACDSTVQGYYYSTSFFEGYHFEYAYGLGLGCVTSNYVDGTNPSYSGNPYHNWGMTGFVKDGDTCGYVVSTALDVPEHSALTLEVYPNPSTDFISIKGAPENATYCIVNLSGQLLASGELTSEQQRISVSNLRNGLFIIQIEYNHVVWVEKLRVVN; this is encoded by the coding sequence ATGAAGTATTCCATTACAATTCTAGCTCTCCTCACAAGCGCGATGCTTTTCTCGCAAGGCACATACTTGAGATTTGATGTCTTTCAGTTTGATGTGGGTGATGAATTTCAATACCGCGAATCCAGAGGCGTGGGAGCTTTTGGTTACAACAGTGCAAAGCATAGTCATAGAGTCATTGGCGTTTCATACAACGCTGATTCAACGGTAGTAGAATACACCTGGTTTGTAGAAACCAAGGACTCGTGGTTAGATAACAATTACAATTGGAGTACCAGTTATTACACCGATACGTTGACGGATCTGATTGACGGGCTAGACTTGACTTTAGCGGAGTATGATACGCTATTCAACCCTTACTTCGATACGACGGGGTACGGAATGAGTACGACTCCCTTTTCGGATATAGAGCAATGGGCTTGTGATTCAACCGTTCAGGGATACTACTACAGTACAAGTTTTTTTGAAGGTTATCATTTCGAATATGCCTATGGTTTGGGTCTTGGGTGTGTAACCTCCAATTATGTGGATGGAACTAACCCGTCGTACAGTGGCAATCCTTACCATAATTGGGGAATGACTGGCTTTGTAAAAGACGGGGACACCTGTGGCTATGTAGTTTCCACGGCATTAGACGTACCTGAGCATTCAGCGTTGACATTAGAAGTTTATCCTAATCCATCTACAGATTTTATCTCCATAAAAGGGGCGCCAGAAAATGCGACTTACTGCATTGTAAATCTGTCAGGACAATTGCTTGCGAGCGGTGAGCTCACGTCAGAACAACAACGCATTTCGGTATCGAACTTAAGGAACGGGTTATTCATCATTCAGATTGAATACAACCACGTTGTTTGGGTAGAGAAACTTCGTGTAGTGAACTAG
- a CDS encoding tyrosine-type recombinase/integrase, with product MTRYYTFVRRKEFCSIKVKHLNLDLHTLFIPEEYSKNRKNQVVMVPDDLAKALRKHTKGVVAGHYLFSLRNCKLGPQELSPK from the coding sequence CTGACTAGATATTACACGTTCGTCCGAAGAAAGGAGTTTTGTAGCATAAAGGTGAAGCATCTTAACCTCGACTTACATACGCTTTTCATTCCTGAGGAATATTCCAAGAATAGAAAAAATCAAGTCGTGATGGTACCAGATGACTTGGCAAAGGCTTTAAGAAAACACACGAAGGGAGTAGTTGCAGGCCACTATCTTTTCTCACTTCGAAATTGTAAGCTTGGGCCCCAAGAGTTGTCGCCAAAGTAA
- a CDS encoding Crp/Fnr family transcriptional regulator, with protein sequence MPVKTTQTPIPFDCANCGKRHLSLFKDLSEEELNELNNVKACTSFRKGQIIMGEGNRPNGVYCIHSGKAKLIRMGQNGKDQIIRFAVQGDLIGYRSLLSNEPLSASVEALEDVHACYIPKQVLFGFLETNPKFSLNLLRTACHELGEAGKLITDIAQKSVRERLAEVLLMLKSQFGTNEETGAIDISLTREEIANMVGTATESVIRLISEFKQDGVIEVKGRHILVLDEPALLRIGKVFD encoded by the coding sequence ATGCCAGTTAAGACCACACAAACCCCCATACCATTCGATTGTGCGAATTGTGGGAAACGACATCTTTCTCTTTTCAAGGACCTTAGCGAAGAGGAACTGAATGAGCTGAACAACGTCAAGGCCTGCACTTCTTTCCGAAAAGGGCAGATCATCATGGGCGAAGGGAATCGTCCGAACGGAGTTTATTGCATTCATTCGGGTAAAGCGAAACTCATTCGCATGGGTCAGAATGGAAAAGATCAAATTATCCGTTTTGCCGTTCAAGGTGATCTCATCGGATATCGCTCACTTTTGAGCAACGAACCTCTATCTGCCAGTGTGGAAGCATTGGAAGATGTGCACGCTTGTTACATTCCAAAGCAAGTGCTTTTTGGATTTCTAGAAACCAATCCAAAGTTTTCTCTAAACCTCTTGCGCACAGCTTGTCATGAACTTGGCGAAGCTGGCAAACTCATCACAGATATTGCACAAAAATCTGTTCGTGAGCGTTTAGCTGAAGTTCTCCTGATGTTGAAATCACAGTTTGGCACCAATGAAGAAACTGGAGCCATTGACATTTCCCTCACCAGAGAAGAAATTGCCAATATGGTAGGTACGGCCACAGAGTCTGTTATTCGTCTCATTTCAGAGTTTAAACAAGACGGTGTAATAGAAGTAAAAGGCCGGCACATCTTGGTATTAGACGAACCGGCCTTGTTGCGTATCGGTAAGGTATTCGATTAA
- a CDS encoding DUF262 domain-containing protein, giving the protein MDQKFREAAEGQIIEKQKVVDYDVKEFTLELLNHKYITGLQDDTNEIFIPSYQRKFVWDQERQAKFIESILLGLPIPYIFTADIDNGRLEVVDGSQRLRTINNFLENRLVIKNLDVLTKLNGFSFNDLTVARQRRFKNSTIRMISLSEKSDDEIRFMMFERINTGSMILKDMEKRQGIFGGKFIQFVKNKCATHPLYKRHTEFTETMLSRGEDEELIIRFFAFSDRYRVFKSGVNDFLNDYTDDSNKKLEKDRLLSEFERMLEFVDKFLDHGFLKKEGSKKTPRVRFEALSVGINLALREKPDLINSQIDMSFIENDEFVGLTTGGSHNVQSNVIARIEYVRDKLLSQ; this is encoded by the coding sequence ATGGATCAGAAATTCAGAGAAGCGGCTGAGGGTCAAATTATTGAGAAACAGAAGGTCGTTGACTATGATGTCAAAGAGTTCACACTTGAACTACTAAACCATAAGTACATAACGGGACTTCAAGACGACACTAACGAGATCTTTATACCGAGCTACCAGAGAAAATTTGTTTGGGATCAAGAAAGACAGGCCAAGTTTATTGAGTCAATTTTGTTAGGTCTTCCAATTCCCTACATATTTACGGCTGACATTGATAATGGAAGATTAGAAGTTGTTGACGGATCGCAAAGGTTAAGGACAATAAATAACTTCTTAGAGAACAGATTAGTGATAAAGAATCTTGATGTTTTGACTAAGCTGAATGGGTTTAGCTTTAACGACTTAACTGTTGCAAGACAAAGAAGATTCAAGAACTCAACAATTCGAATGATATCCCTTTCGGAGAAAAGCGATGATGAGATTAGGTTTATGATGTTCGAACGAATCAACACTGGTAGCATGATTCTAAAGGACATGGAGAAGCGACAAGGCATTTTCGGCGGAAAGTTTATACAATTTGTAAAGAACAAGTGTGCTACCCATCCTCTTTACAAGCGGCATACGGAATTTACAGAAACCATGCTTTCACGAGGTGAGGATGAAGAACTCATCATTCGATTCTTTGCTTTTTCAGATAGATATAGAGTCTTTAAAAGTGGTGTAAACGACTTTCTCAATGACTATACAGATGATTCAAATAAAAAACTGGAGAAAGACAGGTTGTTAAGTGAGTTTGAACGGATGCTTGAGTTCGTTGACAAGTTTCTTGATCATGGGTTTCTCAAAAAGGAAGGTTCTAAGAAAACTCCTCGTGTTCGATTTGAGGCTCTTTCGGTTGGAATCAACTTGGCTTTAAGGGAGAAGCCGGATCTGATCAATAGTCAGATTGACATGTCATTCATAGAAAATGATGAGTTTGTTGGACTAACTACCGGCGGAAGTCACAATGTTCAGTCTAACGTTATTGCTAGAATCGAGTACGTCAGAGATAAACTGCTTTCTCAATGA
- the era gene encoding GTPase Era, translating to MAHKAGFVNIIGNPNVGKSTTMNAMLGERLSIITPKAQTTRHRIFGILNGEDYQVVFSDTPGVIRPAYALQESMMQFVSSAFEDADVFLYLVEVGERALKDENFYNQLKNTKTPLLLGLNKIDTVDQDKLEEEVAYWKGEFPNAEIIPLSALKKFNTDHLLSRMIALLPESPPYFAKDQLTDRSERFFASEIIREKILMNYKKEVPYSVEVNIDEFKEEEDIIRIRAVILVARESQKGIIIGHKGAMLKKVGSESRLEMEKFFQKKVFLETFVKVNKDWRDDQRKLKQFGY from the coding sequence ATGGCGCACAAAGCAGGCTTCGTTAATATTATCGGTAACCCCAATGTGGGTAAATCGACTACCATGAATGCCATGTTGGGCGAAAGGTTGTCCATCATTACTCCAAAAGCACAAACTACTCGTCACCGTATTTTCGGGATTTTGAATGGCGAGGATTATCAGGTGGTGTTTTCAGATACTCCCGGCGTGATTCGTCCGGCGTATGCCTTGCAAGAGTCAATGATGCAGTTTGTCTCTTCTGCTTTTGAAGATGCAGATGTCTTCCTTTACTTGGTTGAAGTGGGCGAACGAGCCTTGAAAGACGAGAATTTCTACAATCAACTCAAGAATACCAAAACTCCATTGTTATTGGGGTTAAACAAGATTGACACCGTAGATCAAGACAAGCTAGAAGAGGAAGTGGCTTATTGGAAAGGCGAGTTTCCCAACGCGGAGATCATTCCACTTTCTGCCTTGAAAAAATTCAATACCGATCACCTCCTTTCTAGAATGATCGCGCTTTTGCCGGAATCACCGCCGTATTTCGCAAAGGATCAATTAACCGATCGTTCGGAGCGTTTCTTTGCTTCTGAAATCATTCGTGAGAAGATCCTCATGAACTATAAAAAGGAGGTTCCTTACTCAGTAGAAGTCAACATCGATGAGTTCAAAGAGGAAGAGGATATCATTCGCATCCGTGCGGTAATTCTCGTTGCTCGTGAGTCGCAGAAGGGGATTATCATTGGTCACAAAGGAGCCATGCTCAAAAAAGTAGGCAGTGAATCTCGTCTTGAAATGGAAAAGTTTTTCCAAAAGAAAGTCTTCCTAGAAACCTTCGTAAAGGTGAACAAGGACTGGCGAGATGACCAACGGAAGCTGAAGCAGTTTGGGTATTAA
- a CDS encoding MAE_28990/MAE_18760 family HEPN-like nuclease — MNAVIQEFEKRVDEIDVYFKHLEAFLEDDAQVYFPNKQTHKYKTPDPTLQKVLKANCFLLIYNLVESSVRLAITHVHDHVSNERLTYREVIDEIRLIWIKEEHNKFRDMANSIIVETLRNLENEVFNLEYTSSGISGNIDSRKINEFCDLYGFPKRVHHTAGDGSQLHIVKQQRNSLAHGNISFSECGRSYTFEQLIDIKVYVSRYVKQFLNNVSRYLRDQQYRTARN; from the coding sequence ATGAATGCAGTAATTCAAGAGTTTGAGAAAAGGGTGGATGAGATTGATGTGTATTTCAAGCACCTTGAGGCATTCTTGGAGGATGATGCACAGGTCTATTTCCCTAACAAGCAAACTCATAAATATAAAACTCCTGACCCCACTCTTCAAAAGGTGCTCAAGGCTAATTGCTTTCTATTAATCTACAATTTGGTTGAATCTTCTGTAAGGCTGGCAATAACCCATGTTCATGACCATGTTTCAAACGAAAGACTGACATATAGAGAGGTGATAGATGAGATTCGATTGATTTGGATAAAAGAAGAGCACAATAAATTTCGGGATATGGCGAACTCTATCATTGTCGAAACTCTGAGGAACTTGGAGAATGAAGTTTTCAATCTTGAGTACACTTCTTCTGGTATATCTGGGAATATAGATTCTCGTAAGATCAACGAGTTCTGTGATTTGTATGGATTTCCAAAGAGGGTACATCATACAGCTGGTGATGGAAGCCAACTTCATATTGTCAAGCAACAACGTAACAGCTTGGCCCACGGTAACATATCATTTTCTGAGTGTGGTAGGTCATATACTTTCGAACAGCTTATTGACATCAAGGTATATGTGTCGAGGTATGTAAAACAGTTTCTTAATAACGTTAGTAGATATTTAAGAGATCAACAATATCGTACTGCGCGGAACTAA
- a CDS encoding tetratricopeptide repeat protein: MKISYSLLLAFGLSTSLFAQKENPVDALISEGINLHDAGDYEGAIEKYSDALEIDEDNSSALYERAFSYAAIGKCDQAISDYKAILEQQSLLNPKFSAQVYQGYANCLDDLGKSNEAISVFREAIDNHPENFLLHYNLGITLLRINQLEEAENEMMSSLNINPGHASSNYFLAVLLENRNGSMTRSLTSEVWFLLLENSGERSDNTFDSFLQRWQRTVKIEDEKTSTISLSMFGSDSPQSDEAFTSSDLMIGLSASMDIRKPLDSLLGDKANRFEDDMSEEFKNFVVYTYSSMTAGKYLSENEHLPEYYQFVLPLLNELAESEHFPAACYLLANGRMEEATSWVKKNEAKIHNMATWVGQAAEKYLKAVGTN; encoded by the coding sequence ATGAAAATCAGCTACTCTCTGCTCCTCGCCTTTGGCCTTTCCACAAGTTTGTTCGCTCAAAAAGAGAATCCCGTTGATGCCCTAATTTCAGAAGGCATTAATCTCCATGATGCGGGTGACTACGAAGGTGCCATAGAAAAGTATTCAGACGCACTTGAAATCGACGAAGACAATTCCAGCGCACTTTACGAAAGAGCCTTCTCTTACGCAGCCATAGGCAAATGTGATCAAGCTATCTCCGATTACAAAGCAATCCTTGAACAACAATCCTTGCTTAACCCGAAATTCTCTGCTCAAGTGTATCAAGGTTATGCCAACTGCCTAGACGACTTGGGAAAGTCCAATGAAGCCATTTCTGTCTTCCGAGAGGCCATTGATAACCATCCAGAAAACTTCCTTTTGCACTATAATCTAGGCATCACTCTACTTCGGATAAATCAATTAGAGGAAGCTGAAAATGAAATGATGTCCAGTTTGAACATAAACCCTGGCCATGCCAGTTCAAACTACTTCTTAGCAGTGTTGCTAGAGAACAGAAACGGCAGCATGACACGTTCGTTAACCTCTGAAGTATGGTTCTTATTGCTAGAGAACAGCGGCGAACGATCAGACAACACTTTTGACAGTTTTCTCCAGAGATGGCAACGGACTGTTAAAATTGAAGATGAAAAAACAAGCACCATCAGCTTGAGCATGTTTGGAAGCGACTCACCTCAGTCGGATGAAGCATTTACCTCCTCCGACCTTATGATTGGACTGTCAGCCTCGATGGATATTCGCAAGCCTTTGGATTCCCTATTGGGTGATAAAGCCAATCGCTTTGAAGACGATATGAGTGAAGAGTTTAAGAACTTCGTCGTGTACACTTACTCTTCTATGACGGCAGGCAAATACCTCTCTGAAAACGAACATCTTCCAGAGTATTACCAATTCGTCCTCCCACTTTTAAACGAATTAGCCGAGTCTGAACATTTTCCTGCTGCATGCTACCTCCTTGCCAATGGTAGAATGGAAGAAGCTACCTCTTGGGTGAAGAAGAATGAAGCTAAAATTCACAATATGGCTACTTGGGTTGGACAGGCTGCGGAAAAATACCTGAAAGCGGTTGGAACGAACTAG